A single genomic interval of Alcaligenes sp. SDU_A2 harbors:
- a CDS encoding TetR/AcrR family transcriptional regulator yields MHDDVPRKSQRATRKGRERRDKILEVASEVFREHGFEATSMSQIAALAGGSKGTLYNYFPSKEDLLLATLVKGAQEFAEEVLIELDENSDTRTELGRFLPPMLRKLYSKETAQLLRVVVSVGGHSDIGRRFFNMLDDQIWDSVTRFLAGQVERGMLRSLDPKLMSDHLHCLCDGEIITLLMGAMDPWDEERVQRETKYIIDMFLRVYQIDRS; encoded by the coding sequence ATGCATGACGATGTCCCCCGCAAGTCGCAACGCGCCACCCGCAAGGGACGCGAACGACGCGACAAGATCCTGGAAGTCGCCTCCGAGGTCTTTCGTGAGCACGGCTTCGAGGCCACATCCATGTCGCAGATCGCCGCCTTGGCGGGTGGCTCCAAGGGCACGCTCTACAATTACTTTCCGTCCAAGGAAGATCTGCTGCTGGCCACTTTGGTCAAAGGCGCGCAGGAGTTTGCCGAAGAAGTACTGATCGAGCTGGATGAAAACAGCGACACACGAACCGAACTAGGCCGTTTCCTGCCGCCCATGCTGCGCAAGCTGTACTCCAAGGAAACAGCGCAACTGTTGCGCGTTGTGGTTTCGGTCGGCGGCCATAGCGATATTGGGCGACGCTTCTTCAATATGCTGGACGATCAGATCTGGGACAGCGTTACGCGTTTTTTGGCCGGTCAGGTCGAGCGCGGCATGCTGCGCTCGCTGGACCCTAAACTGATGTCCGATCACCTGCATTGCCTGTGCGATGGGGAAATCATTACCTTGTTGATGGGTGCCATGGACCCTTGGGACGAAGAGCGCGTCCAGCGCGAAACCAAATACATCATCGACATGTTCCTGCGCGTCTACCAGATCGACCGCAGCTAA
- the ppsA gene encoding phosphoenolpyruvate synthase: MSYVIAFDKLRMTDVDSVGGKNASLGEMISQLADVGVRVPGGFATTADAFRLFLKSNGLDQRIAERLSTLDADDVRELAAAGAQIRQWIIDTPFPAEFEKAVRESFAQLDADGKGSFAVRSSATAEDLPDASFAGQQETYLNVVGIDEVLEKIHHVFASLYNDRAISYRVHKGYAHAEVALSAGIQRMVRSDKGSAGVMFTLDTESGFKDVVFITSSYGLGETVVQGAVNPDEFYVYKPTLASGHYPIISRRIGSKLIKMEFDDSRSTGHAVRTVDVPVSERNRYSLNDEEVIELARYATIIEKHYQRPMDIEWGRDGIDGKIYILQARPETVKSQQASSDVQERYRLKATGDVLVTGRAIGQKIGSGKVRIVADASEMDQVKPGDVLVTDMTDPNWEPIMKLASAIVTNRGGRTCHAAIIARELGIPAVVGCNNATDVLKEGQEVTVSCAEGDEGRIYDGLLDTEIEEVSWGQMPEIGLKIMMNVGNPQLAFDFCQIPNAGIGLARLEFIINNNIAVHPKAVLDYPNVDSDLKKAVESAARGYASPRAFFVEKLAEGVATLAAAFYPKPVIVRLSDFKSNEYRKLVGGSRYEPEEENPMLGFRGAARYLSDDFEECFKMECEALKKVRDEMGLTNVEIMVPFVRTLGQAERVVGLLAKHGLARGENGLRLIMMCEVPSNAILADQFLQHFDGFSIGSNDMTQLTLGLDRDSGMELLAADFDERDEAVKFMLSRAIKACLAQNKYVGICGQGPSDHADLAQWLRDEGILSLSLNPDTVVDTWQRLATA; the protein is encoded by the coding sequence ATGTCTTACGTAATTGCATTCGACAAGCTCCGCATGACGGACGTCGATTCGGTGGGCGGCAAAAACGCCTCGCTGGGTGAAATGATCAGCCAGCTTGCCGATGTGGGCGTGCGCGTTCCCGGTGGCTTTGCCACCACGGCCGACGCCTTCCGTCTGTTTCTCAAGAGCAATGGCCTGGATCAGCGGATTGCCGAACGCCTGAGCACTCTGGATGCCGACGATGTGCGCGAACTGGCTGCCGCCGGTGCGCAGATCCGCCAGTGGATCATCGATACTCCCTTTCCTGCCGAATTCGAAAAAGCCGTGCGCGAATCCTTCGCCCAGCTGGACGCCGACGGCAAGGGTTCGTTTGCCGTGCGTTCCTCGGCCACAGCCGAAGACTTGCCGGACGCGTCGTTCGCCGGTCAGCAGGAAACCTACCTGAACGTGGTGGGCATCGACGAAGTGCTGGAAAAAATCCACCACGTGTTCGCCTCGCTGTACAACGACCGCGCCATCTCGTACCGCGTGCACAAAGGCTATGCCCACGCCGAAGTGGCGCTGTCGGCTGGTATCCAGCGCATGGTGCGTTCGGACAAGGGCAGCGCCGGCGTGATGTTCACGCTGGACACCGAATCAGGCTTCAAGGATGTGGTCTTTATCACTTCGTCCTACGGTCTGGGCGAAACCGTGGTGCAGGGTGCCGTCAACCCGGACGAGTTCTACGTTTACAAGCCAACGCTGGCCTCGGGCCACTACCCCATCATCAGCCGCCGCATCGGCTCCAAGCTGATCAAGATGGAGTTTGACGACAGCCGCAGCACCGGCCATGCCGTGCGCACCGTGGATGTGCCCGTGTCCGAGCGCAACCGCTATTCGCTGAACGACGAAGAAGTCATCGAACTGGCCCGCTACGCCACCATCATCGAAAAGCACTACCAGCGTCCCATGGACATCGAGTGGGGCCGCGACGGCATCGACGGCAAGATCTACATTCTGCAAGCCCGTCCCGAAACCGTGAAGTCCCAGCAGGCCAGCAGCGATGTGCAGGAGCGCTACCGCCTGAAAGCCACCGGCGACGTTTTGGTCACGGGCCGCGCCATTGGTCAGAAGATCGGCTCGGGCAAGGTGCGCATCGTGGCCGATGCCTCCGAAATGGATCAGGTCAAACCCGGCGACGTGCTGGTGACTGACATGACGGACCCCAACTGGGAGCCCATCATGAAGTTGGCCTCGGCCATCGTCACCAACCGTGGCGGCCGCACGTGCCACGCTGCCATTATTGCCCGCGAACTGGGCATTCCTGCTGTCGTGGGTTGCAATAACGCGACCGACGTGCTCAAGGAAGGCCAGGAAGTCACGGTTTCCTGCGCCGAGGGCGACGAAGGCCGCATTTACGACGGTCTGCTCGATACCGAGATCGAAGAGGTCAGCTGGGGCCAGATGCCCGAGATCGGCCTGAAGATCATGATGAACGTGGGCAACCCGCAACTGGCGTTCGACTTCTGCCAGATCCCCAACGCCGGTATCGGCTTGGCGCGTCTGGAGTTCATCATCAACAACAATATCGCCGTTCACCCCAAGGCCGTGCTGGACTATCCCAATGTGGACAGCGACCTGAAAAAAGCCGTGGAATCGGCAGCGCGCGGCTACGCCAGCCCACGTGCTTTCTTCGTGGAAAAGCTGGCCGAAGGCGTGGCCACGTTGGCGGCCGCTTTCTACCCCAAGCCGGTCATCGTGCGTCTGTCGGACTTCAAGTCCAACGAATATCGCAAGCTGGTGGGTGGTTCGCGTTACGAGCCTGAAGAAGAGAACCCAATGCTGGGCTTCCGAGGCGCTGCGCGCTACCTGTCGGACGACTTCGAAGAGTGCTTCAAGATGGAATGCGAGGCTCTCAAGAAAGTACGTGACGAAATGGGTCTGACCAACGTGGAAATCATGGTGCCTTTCGTGCGCACCTTGGGTCAGGCAGAGCGCGTGGTCGGCTTGCTGGCCAAGCACGGCCTGGCACGCGGCGAAAACGGCCTGCGCCTGATCATGATGTGCGAAGTACCGTCCAACGCCATTCTGGCCGACCAGTTCCTGCAGCATTTCGACGGCTTCTCGATCGGTTCGAACGACATGACCCAGTTGACTCTGGGCCTGGACCGCGACTCGGGCATGGAGTTGCTGGCTGCCGACTTTGATGAACGCGACGAAGCCGTCAAGTTCATGCTCAGCCGCGCCATCAAGGCCTGCCTGGCACAGAACAAGTACGTGGGTATCTGCGGCCAAGGCCCCAGCGACCACGCCGATCTGGCCCAGTGGCTGCGCGACGAAGGCATCCTGTCCCTGTCGCTCAACCCGGACACCGTTGTGGATACCTGGCAGCGTCTGGCTACCGCCTGA
- the ppsR gene encoding posphoenolpyruvate synthetase regulatory kinase/phosphorylase PpsR, translating into MSSSPIERTVFVVSDSTGITAETFSHSVLSQFAQFEFQAIRIPFIDTIEKAQSVAERINHCAQEQGQQPLVFSTLVDPKMAHIIGASNCTFLDLFGAFVRHIERALGVKSSRSVGRSHSGGMSKRYNNRIEAINFSLAHDDGQYVNGLEQADVILVGVSRCGKTPTSLYLAMQYAVKAANYPLIPEDFQRGTLPATLAPYRKKIFGLSIHPDRLAEVRNERRPDSKYASIEQCRMEVAEAERLMRMEGITWLSTTTKSIEEISTKILDDVGLDRRTY; encoded by the coding sequence ATGTCATCCTCTCCTATCGAGCGCACCGTCTTCGTCGTCTCCGACAGCACGGGCATCACCGCTGAAACCTTCAGCCACTCCGTCCTCTCGCAATTCGCCCAGTTCGAGTTCCAGGCCATCCGCATCCCTTTTATCGATACCATCGAAAAAGCCCAGTCCGTGGCCGAACGCATCAACCACTGCGCTCAGGAGCAAGGCCAGCAGCCACTGGTGTTCAGCACACTGGTCGACCCCAAGATGGCGCACATCATCGGTGCCTCCAATTGCACGTTCCTGGATCTGTTTGGTGCCTTTGTGCGTCATATCGAGCGTGCCTTGGGCGTTAAATCCAGCCGCTCGGTGGGCCGTTCGCATTCGGGCGGAATGTCGAAACGATACAACAATCGCATCGAGGCCATTAACTTCAGCCTGGCCCACGACGACGGTCAGTACGTCAACGGGCTGGAGCAGGCCGACGTCATCCTGGTCGGCGTGTCGCGCTGCGGCAAAACCCCCACCAGCCTGTATCTGGCCATGCAATACGCCGTCAAGGCCGCCAACTACCCCCTGATTCCCGAGGACTTCCAGCGCGGCACCCTGCCCGCCACGCTGGCCCCCTACCGCAAAAAGATCTTTGGCCTGTCCATCCATCCGGATCGTTTGGCTGAAGTGCGCAACGAACGCCGCCCGGACAGCAAATACGCCTCCATCGAGCAATGCCGCATGGAAGTGGCCGAAGCCGAACGCCTGATGCGTATGGAGGGAATCACCTGGCTCTCCACCACCACCAAGTCCATCGAGGAGATTTCCACCAAGATCCTGGACGACGTGGGCCTGGACCGCCGCACCTACTAA
- a CDS encoding NAD(P)/FAD-dependent oxidoreductase, with protein sequence MNQDPRSHGLWADSAPPGPDTSYLGVGEPAVDVLVIGGGFTGLSAALHLSQGGARVAVLEAQELGFGASGRNVGLVNAGLWLMPESLPFLLGPVYGPRLLRILDHAPDLVYQLVQRHDMQCQAVRNGTLHCAVGAAGFREIRARWQQWKQLGAPVELLDADATARALGTAAYRGSLLDHRAGTIQPLAYVRGLAQAAVRAGARLYTHSRVRAVNDGGTHWQVWTDQGKIDTSWVLVATDAYTQDIWPELQRQQIRLPYFNMATRPLDKRQYAHILPKGEGAWDTRKMLSSFRLDQDGRLIFGSVGALRGVGTRIHENWGRRALSRLFPELGRVEFDYEWYGHIGMTSDALPRLHQLARHTVSISGYNGRGIAPGTVLGRELARLILGQIDMADMPLPLTEPARAPLKSAREALYEYGAMAAHAASDRF encoded by the coding sequence CGGGGCCGGACACGTCTTATCTGGGTGTAGGGGAGCCCGCGGTCGATGTTCTGGTGATCGGTGGGGGCTTTACGGGCCTGTCGGCGGCCTTGCACCTGAGCCAGGGCGGGGCCAGGGTGGCCGTACTGGAAGCGCAGGAATTGGGCTTTGGTGCCTCGGGGCGCAATGTCGGTCTGGTGAATGCGGGCTTGTGGCTTATGCCCGAGTCCTTGCCTTTTTTGCTGGGGCCGGTGTATGGGCCGCGTCTGTTGCGAATATTGGATCATGCCCCCGATCTTGTGTATCAATTGGTGCAGCGGCACGACATGCAGTGTCAGGCGGTGCGCAATGGTACGCTGCATTGCGCGGTTGGCGCCGCCGGCTTTCGCGAGATCCGGGCGCGTTGGCAGCAATGGAAACAGCTGGGTGCGCCCGTCGAGCTGCTGGACGCCGATGCCACTGCTCGGGCGCTGGGAACGGCGGCGTACAGGGGCAGCCTGCTTGATCATCGCGCCGGAACGATACAGCCCTTGGCGTATGTGCGGGGGCTGGCCCAGGCCGCCGTGCGAGCGGGGGCGCGGCTCTACACCCATAGCCGCGTCAGAGCTGTCAACGATGGGGGCACGCATTGGCAGGTGTGGACGGATCAGGGCAAGATCGACACAAGCTGGGTGCTTGTCGCCACTGATGCCTATACCCAGGATATCTGGCCCGAGTTGCAGCGGCAACAGATTCGTCTGCCTTATTTCAATATGGCCACCCGTCCCTTGGATAAGCGCCAGTACGCTCATATTCTGCCCAAGGGCGAAGGAGCCTGGGACACCCGAAAGATGTTGTCCTCGTTTCGTCTGGATCAGGACGGACGGCTGATCTTTGGCAGCGTCGGCGCATTGCGCGGCGTGGGCACGCGCATCCACGAAAACTGGGGCCGCAGGGCGCTATCCCGATTGTTTCCCGAATTGGGCCGTGTGGAGTTTGACTACGAGTGGTACGGGCACATCGGTATGACTTCCGATGCCTTGCCCAGACTGCATCAGTTGGCGCGCCATACCGTCAGCATCAGCGGCTACAACGGCCGGGGCATCGCACCTGGCACGGTGCTAGGCCGGGAATTGGCGCGTTTGATTCTGGGGCAGATCGATATGGCGGACATGCCCTTGCCGCTGACCGAGCCTGCACGGGCACCACTCAAGTCTGCGCGTGAGGCACTCTATGAATATGGCGCGATGGCGGCCCATGCCGCCAGCGATCGTTTTTAA